A window of the Hevea brasiliensis isolate MT/VB/25A 57/8 chromosome 6, ASM3005281v1, whole genome shotgun sequence genome harbors these coding sequences:
- the LOC110651660 gene encoding uncharacterized protein LOC110651660 isoform X2 translates to MSIKEGQEFYRSLSRKELQSLCKKYGLPARKSSSEMAESLFSFFQKNDLSLASLGKSRGGIQEVLLSPSSVTNWQTEAPFSLTGNVIKDSFRQRSCPREEGNKGNRNTKCNEMESCVGLGVYDKEAIGGSIDHFQGSSLSQTVLQSAGGGVIHKEPPSSLSGRLEDTPQFHCGHINVGVCPIKNVSPARTYRKVSPSFEFYVSSEEGIKLCVDLNSSPLDWIKDYKNQVSLCKNAGGATSRSLHQELGCIGESDNTQIKGSFPHSVNPGEIEDGRVQVETFPSLVMENNIEIDHPDGGNQSSMILPTRPCSVEGLECLGEEQGPISSKTSSGVQNQIISNAEFCAKNGCSAILDSDIINVPTEKTACNFAVNSISDGSVDLIAIEHQNSKHDDEICETLTRQNNSDIENNCIVFPGCLASCSAEMQLSEAGNYHKDTSSSPNKNGEFLRLDDSRDNAVNEQAALATSSENDHCGNHLPTCSEEQEWNNIVNVMESSICSQVDNSIEKTCFKSNNQESNEEFCRKRPFIGSECQNCCSKHDAKILRSMKYSTGEALPRRSMRLVSK, encoded by the exons ATGTCGATTAAGGAAGGTCAGGAATTCTATCGTAGTCTTTCAAGGAAAGAGCTTCAAAGTTTGTGCAAGAAATATGGGTTGCCTGCTAGGAAGTCAAGTTCTGAAATGGCTGAATCATTGTTCTCTTTCTTTCAG AAGAATGATTTAAGTTTGGCATCCTTAGGCAAGAGCAGAGGTGGGATCCAAGAGGTTTTACTTTCTCCATCTTCAGTAACAAACTGGCAGACTGAAGCACCTTTCAGTTTGACAGGAAATGTAATAAAAG ATAGTTTTCGACAGAGATCTTGTCCTAGAGAAGAAGGTAATAAAGGAAATAGAAACACTAAATGCAATGAAATGGAAAGCTGCGTGGGACTCGGAGTTTATGACAAG GAAGCCATTGGTGGCTCAATTGATCATTTTCAGGGTTCATCCCTGTCTCAAACCGTTTTACAGAGTGCTGGTGGTGGTGTCATCCATAAGGAACCCCCATCAAGCCTCAGTGGCAGGTTGGAAGATACTCCCCAGTTTCATTGTGGACACATAAATGTAGGTGTCTGTCCTATAAAGAATGTCTCTCCTGCAAGAACTTATAGAAAAGTTTCTCCGTCTTTTGAGTTTTATGTCAGTTCAGAGGAGGGAATCAAACTGTGTGTTGATTTGAATTCAAGCCCCTTGGACTGGATTAAGGATTACAAAAATCAGGTTTCTTTATGCAAGAATGCAGGCGGTGCTACATCTCGAAGTCTTCATCAAGAGCTTGGGTGCATTGGAGAAAGTGATAATACACAAATAAAAGGTTCCTTTCCTCACAGTGTCAATCCTGGCGAAATCGAGGATGGCCGTGTACAAGTTGAAACTTTTCCGAGTTTGGTTATGGAAAATAATATAGAGATTGATCATCCAGATGGAGGTAATCAATCATCAATGATCTTACCGACAAGACCTTGTAGTGTGGAGGGATTGGAATGCTTAGGGGAAGAGCAGGGACCTATCTCATCTAAAACTAGTTCTGGTGTGCAGAACCAGATAATTTCCAATGCAGAGTTCTGCGCAAAGAATGGCTGTAGTGCTATTCTTGATTCAGATATTATTAATGTTCCAACAGAAAAGACAGCCTGTAATTTTGCTGTCAACTCCATATCCGATGGCTCAGTAGATCTTATTGCAATTGAGCATCAGAATTCAAAGCATGATGATGAAATTTGTGAGACTTTGACCCGGCAGAACAATAGTGATATAGAGAATAATTGTATTGTGTTTCCTGGATGCTTGGCCAGTTGTTCTGCAGAAATGCAATTGTCAGAAGCTGGAAACTACCACAAGGACACGTCAAGTTCACCTAATAAAAATGGTGAATTCTTGCGTCTGGATGATTCAAGGGACAATGCAGTAAATGAGCAAGCTGCATTGGCCACATCAAGTGAGAATGACCATTGTGGGAACCATTTGCCTACATGCTCTGAAGAGCAG gaaTGGAACAATATTGTCAATGTGATGGAGAGTTCAAT ATGCTCACAAGTTGATAACTCAATTGAGAAAACTTGTTTCAAGTCTAATAATCAGGAATCAAATGAAGAATTTTGCCGAAAGAGGCCATTTATAGGCAGTGAATGCCAAAATTGCTGCagtaagcatgatgcaaaaaTTTTAAGAAGCATGAAGTATTCAACTGGAGAAGCTCTTCCCAGAAGATCCATGCGGCTTGTCTCTAAG TGA
- the LOC110651660 gene encoding uncharacterized protein LOC110651660 isoform X1, whose protein sequence is MSIKEGQEFYRSLSRKELQSLCKKYGLPARKSSSEMAESLFSFFQKNDLSLASLGKSRGGIQEVLLSPSSVTNWQTEAPFSLTGNVIKDSFRQRSCPREEGNKGNRNTKCNEMESCVGLGVYDKEAIGGSIDHFQGSSLSQTVLQSAGGGVIHKEPPSSLSGRLEDTPQFHCGHINVGVCPIKNVSPARTYRKVSPSFEFYVSSEEGIKLCVDLNSSPLDWIKDYKNQVSLCKNAGGATSRSLHQELGCIGESDNTQIKGSFPHSVNPGEIEDGRVQVETFPSLVMENNIEIDHPDGGNQSSMILPTRPCSVEGLECLGEEQGPISSKTSSGVQNQIISNAEFCAKNGCSAILDSDIINVPTEKTACNFAVNSISDGSVDLIAIEHQNSKHDDEICETLTRQNNSDIENNCIVFPGCLASCSAEMQLSEAGNYHKDTSSSPNKNGEFLRLDDSRDNAVNEQAALATSSENDHCGNHLPTCSEEQEWNNIVNVMESSICSQVDNSIEKTCFKSNNQESNEEFCRKRPFIGSECQNCCSKHDAKILRSMKYSTGEALPRRSMRLVSKGSTDSD, encoded by the exons ATGTCGATTAAGGAAGGTCAGGAATTCTATCGTAGTCTTTCAAGGAAAGAGCTTCAAAGTTTGTGCAAGAAATATGGGTTGCCTGCTAGGAAGTCAAGTTCTGAAATGGCTGAATCATTGTTCTCTTTCTTTCAG AAGAATGATTTAAGTTTGGCATCCTTAGGCAAGAGCAGAGGTGGGATCCAAGAGGTTTTACTTTCTCCATCTTCAGTAACAAACTGGCAGACTGAAGCACCTTTCAGTTTGACAGGAAATGTAATAAAAG ATAGTTTTCGACAGAGATCTTGTCCTAGAGAAGAAGGTAATAAAGGAAATAGAAACACTAAATGCAATGAAATGGAAAGCTGCGTGGGACTCGGAGTTTATGACAAG GAAGCCATTGGTGGCTCAATTGATCATTTTCAGGGTTCATCCCTGTCTCAAACCGTTTTACAGAGTGCTGGTGGTGGTGTCATCCATAAGGAACCCCCATCAAGCCTCAGTGGCAGGTTGGAAGATACTCCCCAGTTTCATTGTGGACACATAAATGTAGGTGTCTGTCCTATAAAGAATGTCTCTCCTGCAAGAACTTATAGAAAAGTTTCTCCGTCTTTTGAGTTTTATGTCAGTTCAGAGGAGGGAATCAAACTGTGTGTTGATTTGAATTCAAGCCCCTTGGACTGGATTAAGGATTACAAAAATCAGGTTTCTTTATGCAAGAATGCAGGCGGTGCTACATCTCGAAGTCTTCATCAAGAGCTTGGGTGCATTGGAGAAAGTGATAATACACAAATAAAAGGTTCCTTTCCTCACAGTGTCAATCCTGGCGAAATCGAGGATGGCCGTGTACAAGTTGAAACTTTTCCGAGTTTGGTTATGGAAAATAATATAGAGATTGATCATCCAGATGGAGGTAATCAATCATCAATGATCTTACCGACAAGACCTTGTAGTGTGGAGGGATTGGAATGCTTAGGGGAAGAGCAGGGACCTATCTCATCTAAAACTAGTTCTGGTGTGCAGAACCAGATAATTTCCAATGCAGAGTTCTGCGCAAAGAATGGCTGTAGTGCTATTCTTGATTCAGATATTATTAATGTTCCAACAGAAAAGACAGCCTGTAATTTTGCTGTCAACTCCATATCCGATGGCTCAGTAGATCTTATTGCAATTGAGCATCAGAATTCAAAGCATGATGATGAAATTTGTGAGACTTTGACCCGGCAGAACAATAGTGATATAGAGAATAATTGTATTGTGTTTCCTGGATGCTTGGCCAGTTGTTCTGCAGAAATGCAATTGTCAGAAGCTGGAAACTACCACAAGGACACGTCAAGTTCACCTAATAAAAATGGTGAATTCTTGCGTCTGGATGATTCAAGGGACAATGCAGTAAATGAGCAAGCTGCATTGGCCACATCAAGTGAGAATGACCATTGTGGGAACCATTTGCCTACATGCTCTGAAGAGCAG gaaTGGAACAATATTGTCAATGTGATGGAGAGTTCAAT ATGCTCACAAGTTGATAACTCAATTGAGAAAACTTGTTTCAAGTCTAATAATCAGGAATCAAATGAAGAATTTTGCCGAAAGAGGCCATTTATAGGCAGTGAATGCCAAAATTGCTGCagtaagcatgatgcaaaaaTTTTAAGAAGCATGAAGTATTCAACTGGAGAAGCTCTTCCCAGAAGATCCATGCGGCTTGTCTCTAAG GGATCTACTGATAGTGACTGA